A genome region from Penicillium psychrofluorescens genome assembly, chromosome: 3 includes the following:
- a CDS encoding uncharacterized protein (ID:PFLUO_005443-T1.cds;~source:funannotate) — translation MSYQHRITLLGTGTIGLSMAALHLRRPDTSVTLYDPRPDLESQVHELLPGFLSSSYPKQEQKDGDKGIIQTLLSTSRLRLSASLEDACRGATIIQEQTPETISSKQALWTQVKGFADPTAHLWSSSSGIAASAQCATCPVGGNDVRSRLLVAHPFNPPHLMPLVEIVPGPETKADRVEFVTRYFDTTPGPLPLPASSSSSSSSESQSQSQQTEGYYRPIILHKEISGFVGNRLAFALLREACHLVGEGVVSARDLDAIVTASLGPRWAGSGVFESYHAGGGEGGIGAFLQKLMPTLQPVWRDLGQTEISTEGGEKWREMVVHQTEEAYGLYTAERRKSKEEMLREVVAMQQRRWSD, via the coding sequence aTGTCTTACCAGCACCGAATCACCCTCCTAGGCACTGGCACAATCGGCCTCTCAATGGCAgccctccacctccgccgaccCGACACATCCGTCACGCTCTACGACCCACGCCCAGACTTGGAATCCCAGGTACACGAATTGCTACCCGGATTTCTCTCGTCCTCGTACCCAAAACAAGAACAGAAAGACGGAGACAAAGGCATCATCCAAACCCTCCTCTCCACATCCCGTCTCCGCCTCTCCGCCTCCCTCGAGGATGCCTGTCGCGGCGCAACTATCATCCAAGAACAGACGCCCGAAACCATTTCCTCAAAGCAGGCTCTCTGGACACAGGTTAAGGGATTTGCGGACCCCACGGCCCATCTGTGGAGTAGTTCCAGTGGGATTGCTGCTTCGGCGCAGTGTGCTACTTGTCCCGTTGGTGGGAACGATGTAAGGTCTCGTTTACTCGTGGCTCACCCGTTTAATCCGCCGCATCTGATGCCCCTCGTGGAGATTGTTCCGGGGCCGGAGACTAAGGCGGACAGAGTTGAGTTTGTGACGAGGTACTTTGATACCACGCCCGGTCCTTTGCCTCTTcccgcttcctcttcttcgtcgtcttcctcggagaGTCAGAGTCAAAGTCAACAGACAGAAGGCTATTACCGTCCCATAATCCTACACAAAGAAATCTCCGGCTTCGTTGGAAACAGACTTGCATTCGCGCTTCTGCGCGAAGCGTGCCATCTCGTCGGCGAGGGCGTGGTCAGCGCGCGAGACCTCGATGCCATCGTGACGGCTAGTCTGGGGCCGCGATGGGCAGGCAGTGGTGTGTTTGAGAGCTACCatgctggcggcggggagggCGGGATTGGAGCTTTCTTGCAGAAGCTTATGCCGACGCTCCAGCCCGTGTGGCGGGATTTGGGGCAGACGGAGATTAGTACGGAAGGCGGGGAGAAATGGAGGGAGATGGTTGTGCACCAGACCGAGGAGGCATATGGCCTGTATacggcggagaggaggaagagtaAAGAGGAGATGCTGAGGGAGGTGGTGGCAATGCAGCAGCGGAGATGGAGTGATTAA